Part of the Thermodesulfobacteriota bacterium genome, CCCCAGTAGTTTAACCCAGATTTCGGTCCGGATGTCCGTTCGAACGCGGCATTTCAATCCGGCCGCGGTAAGGGCCTTGGACAGCGCCACCACCCGCTCGGACTTCGACCCGTCCGGCTCCCCAACCGTGAAGCGGTTCCCCTCGACGAAGCGCACCACGCCTGGGGCGTCCAGCTCGGCCGCCTGGTAGGTCACGCAGCCGATCACGCGCTCCGGGGCGATGTGCTCCGAGATCGCCCCCCCGGGATCGACCGACTCCAGCCGCCGCCCGGCGAACGGCCCATCATACCTTTGGAAGTACCACCAGGGAATACCGTTCTGCGCCGGAACCACGGCGGTCTCCGGCCCCAGCAGGGGGGCCAGCGACGGAGCGAGCGCCGCTAACTGCTGCCCCTTCACCGCGACGATGACCACGTCCTGCGGCCCGGCCTCGGCGGCGGAGTCGGTCGCAAGCGCCGGCCGCGCGACTTCCTCCGTCCCGTCCGGCATCCGCAGCGTGAGCCCCTTCCCGCGGATGGCGGCCAGGTTGGCTCCCCGCGCGATGATGGTGACCGGCTGACCGGAAAGGATCAGCCGCGCCGCGAGATATCCCCCGATGGCCCCTGCGCCGACGATCGCGATCCGCATGCGCTCCCCCTATCCCGCCAGCGAGAGGGCTTTCGCCATCACGTTGCGCCGGAGCTTGCCGGTCCCCACGTACGGCAGCGACTCCATGAAGTGGATCCGGGTGGGCACCTTGAAGTCCGCAACATGCGCGGCGCAGTACCGCCGCAGCTCCTGCTCCGTGGCGGGCCCCTTCAGGACGACCGCGGCGTGCACGTCCTCGCCGAACACGGGGTGGGGCACCCCGAAGGCCAGCGCCTCTCCGACCGCCGGATGGCTGAGAAGGACGTGGTCGATCTCCAGCGGCGAGATCTTCTCCCCGCCGCGGTTGATCCGCTCGGCCAGCCGCCCGGTGATGGTGAGATAGCCGTCCTCGTCCATCAGCCCCTGGTCCCCAGTGCGGAACCAGCCGTCGACGAAGGCGCCCTCGTTGGCCTCCTTGTTGTCCTCGTAGCCGTCCACCACGTTCGCCCCGCGGACGACCACCTCGCCGAGCATCCCCTGGGGAAGCAGCGTTCCGGACTCGTCCATGATCGCCACGTCCACTCCCTGGCCGACGCCGACCGTCCCGGGCTTGCGGGCGCCCGGCGGGAGCGGGTTGCTGGTCATCTGGTGCGCGGCCTCGGTCATCCCGTACGCCTCGAGCACCGGCGCCCCGAACGCCTCCTCCATGCGGGCCATCACCGTCGGCGCAAGGGAGGAGCTGCAGGACCGGATGAACCGGAACGGGTTCCTGCGGATGATCTCCTTGTTCCGCTCGGCGCGGGCCAGCAGCATCTGGTGCATCGAAGGCACGGCGGAGTACCAGGTGGGGCGGAACGCGTCCACCCAGCCCCAGAAGCGCAGCGGGTCGAACGGTCCGGGGCAGACCGCCGCGCCGCCCGCGGCCATCGGGGCCAGCAGCGAGGCGCAGATCCCGTGGACGTGGAACAGCGGCATCACGCACAGCGAGATGTCCTTCGGGGTCAGCTCGTACCCCCGGACGACGTTGGCGGCCGAGGTCGCCAGGTTGCGGTGGCGGATCGGAACGCGCTTGGGCCGCTTCGTGGTGCCGCTGGTGTGCAGCAGGATCGCGACGTCGTCCGGCGACGGGTCCGACGGGAAGCGCGCGGGGCGCGCGGGGCCGACGGGATCGAACCGCAGCGTTCCGCCCGGACCGGAGACTGCGTGGATCACCGTCATCCCGGGCAGGACCGACGCGTAGGCGTCCGGAAAGGTCCCGGGAGCGGCGATCATCCCCTTCACCTTCCCGTCCTCGTAGTAGAAGGCGAACTCGTCGGGACGGTACTTCGGGTTGAGCGGGACGGCCGTGCAGCAGGAAACCGCCGCGAGGAGCGTCCGGGCCATGTCCGGCCCGTTCTCCATCACGATCGCGACGCGGTCCCCGGGACCGAAGCCGAGCGCGGCGAGGCGCGCGGCGAGAGTCCGGACGTCCTCCCGAAGGGCCCCGAAGGTCATCGGCTCCCGGCCCGGCGCCAGCAGGGCGGGCGCCTCCGGGGCTCCGCGATCCAGCAGCCCGAGCAGCGTCAAAGCGGTCGTCTCGTTCATCTGGCTCCTCCTCTTTTCGCTCCGAAGATTGCACGGTAGACGTCCCCGTGGCTGACGATGCCCACGAGCTTCCTTCCATCGACGATCGGAATGCGCCGGATCTTCCGCAGCGCCATGACGGAGGCGAGGCGGA contains:
- a CDS encoding 2-dehydropantoate 2-reductase yields the protein MRIAIVGAGAIGGYLAARLILSGQPVTIIARGANLAAIRGKGLTLRMPDGTEEVARPALATDSAAEAGPQDVVIVAVKGQQLAALAPSLAPLLGPETAVVPAQNGIPWWYFQRYDGPFAGRRLESVDPGGAISEHIAPERVIGCVTYQAAELDAPGVVRFVEGNRFTVGEPDGSKSERVVALSKALTAAGLKCRVRTDIRTEIWVKLLGNMTFNPVSALTRATLGELIGFAPTRELVAATMAEAQEVASRLGIAFGITIEQRIQGASEMGAHKTSTLQDIEAGRPTEVEWLVGAVAEVGRWLSVPTPRIDTLYACLKLLERTTLAKRTSS
- a CDS encoding acyl--CoA ligase, with product MNETTALTLLGLLDRGAPEAPALLAPGREPMTFGALREDVRTLAARLAALGFGPGDRVAIVMENGPDMARTLLAAVSCCTAVPLNPKYRPDEFAFYYEDGKVKGMIAAPGTFPDAYASVLPGMTVIHAVSGPGGTLRFDPVGPARPARFPSDPSPDDVAILLHTSGTTKRPKRVPIRHRNLATSAANVVRGYELTPKDISLCVMPLFHVHGICASLLAPMAAGGAAVCPGPFDPLRFWGWVDAFRPTWYSAVPSMHQMLLARAERNKEIIRRNPFRFIRSCSSSLAPTVMARMEEAFGAPVLEAYGMTEAAHQMTSNPLPPGARKPGTVGVGQGVDVAIMDESGTLLPQGMLGEVVVRGANVVDGYEDNKEANEGAFVDGWFRTGDQGLMDEDGYLTITGRLAERINRGGEKISPLEIDHVLLSHPAVGEALAFGVPHPVFGEDVHAAVVLKGPATEQELRRYCAAHVADFKVPTRIHFMESLPYVGTGKLRRNVMAKALSLAG